The Coffea arabica cultivar ET-39 chromosome 1e, Coffea Arabica ET-39 HiFi, whole genome shotgun sequence genome has a window encoding:
- the LOC113710025 gene encoding abscisic acid 8'-hydroxylase 2 isoform X1, whose translation MYGDIFKTHILGCPCVMISSPEAAKVVLVTQAHLFKPTYPPSKEKMIGPEALFFHQGPYHSMLKKLVQASFLPSVIRESVPEVEGIVLKFLPSWENTTVNTLQEMKKYAFDVAVYAAFGDMSREVEVKGIKRLYQMLEKGYNSMPLDFPGTPFHQSMKARKVLTETLKTLIWRRRSESGKHGGGLLEMFLRAKDHKFNRLTDSQIADNIIGVIFAAHDTTASVLTWVLKYLHDHPHLLQAVTREQEEIRRIRTGSKRGLMWEDTRRMPLTSRVIQETLRSASILSFTFREAVQDVEFQGYLIPKGWKVLPLFRTIHHSADFYPQPEKFDPSRFEVPPRPNTYMPFGNGVHSCPGSELAKLEMLILLHHLTTTYRWKVVGEEEEGIQYGPFPVPKRGLPIRVHRRKVT comes from the exons AT gtacGGAGATATCTTCAAGACTCACATACTAGGCTGCCCATGTGTGATGATCTCGAGCCCGGAAGCGGCAAAGGTGGTTCTTGTGACTCAGGCTCATCTTTTTAAGCCCACGTATCCGCCTAGCAAGGAAAAAATGATAGGACCAGAAGCTCTATTCTTTCATCAAGGACCCTACCATTCCATGCTCAAGAAGTTGGTTCAGGCTTCATTTTTACCTTCTGTTATCAGAGAATCTGTCCCGGAAGTCGAGGGAATTGTTCTCAAGTTCCTTCCAAGCTGGGAAAATACAACCGTCAACACTTTGCAAGAGATGAAGAAG TATGCTTTCGACGTGGCGGTATATGCGGCATTTGGGGACATGAGCAGGGAGGTGGAAGTCAAAGGAATTAAACGGTTGTACCAAATGCTGGAGAAAGGTTACAATTCAATGCCTCTGGATTTTCCGGGGACACCTTTTCACCAATCAATGAAG GCAAGAAAGGTCTTGACTGAGACTTTGAAAACATTAATCTGGAGGAGGAGATCAGAGAGCGGAAAGCATGGCGGAGGATTGTTGGAGATGTTTCTGAGAGCCAAAGACCACAAATTTAATCGACTCACCGATTCTCAAATTGCTGACAATATCATAGGAGTCATATTCGCTGCTCATGATACCACTGCCAGTGTCCTTACGTGGGTGCTCAAGTACTTGCATGATCATCCTCATCTTCTCCAAGCTGTCACG CGGGAACAAGAAGAAATTAGACGAATTCGAACTGGAAGCAAACGAGGGCTAATGTGGGAGGATACTAGGCGCATGCCCCTGACTAGTAGG GTTATCCAAGAAACATTAAGAAGTGCAAGCATTCTGTCATTTACATTCAGAGAAGCAGTCCAGGACGTGGAATTTCAAGGTTATCTCATCCCAAAAGGATGGAAGGTTCTTCCGCTATTCAGAACCATTCATCACTCTGCGGATTTCTACCCTCAACCTGAAAAGTTTGATCCTTCGAGATTTGAG GTTCCTCCAAGACCCAACACTTACATGCCATTTGGTAATGGGGTGCATTCGTGTCCAGGAAGTGAGCTAGCTAAGCTTGAAATGCTTATCCTCCTCCACCACCTCACTACCACTTACAG
- the LOC113710025 gene encoding abscisic acid 8'-hydroxylase 2 isoform X2: MQLFFSPTFDTSPSSVLSLPFNVVICSLLLLVLIFRQWRPSKLAKRLPPGSMGWPYIGETLKLYTQNPNSFFSTRQKLYGDIFKTHILGCPCVMISSPEAAKVVLVTQAHLFKPTYPPSKEKMIGPEALFFHQGPYHSMLKKLVQASFLPSVIRESVPEVEGIVLKFLPSWENTTVNTLQEMKKYAFDVAVYAAFGDMSREVEVKGIKRLYQMLEKGYNSMPLDFPGTPFHQSMKARKVLTETLKTLIWRRRSESGKHGGGLLEMFLRAKDHKFNRLTDSQIADNIIGVIFAAHDTTASVLTWVLKYLHDHPHLLQAVTREQEEIRRIRTGSKRGLMWEDTRRMPLTSRVIQETLRSASILSFTFREAVQDVEFQGYLIPKGWKVLPLFRTIHHSADFYPQPEKFDPSRFEVPPRPNTYMPFGNGVHSCPGSELAKLEMLILLHHLTTTYRWKVVGEEEEGIQYGPFPVPKRGLPIRVHRRKVT; the protein is encoded by the exons ATGCAACTCTTCTTCTCACCGACCTTCGATACTTCCCCCTCCTCCGTCCTATCTCTTCCGTTTAATGTCGTAATCTGTTCGTTACTTCTGCTAGTACTCATATTCCGGCAATGGCGCCCTTCCAAGCTCGCCAAACGTCTCCCCCCCGGCTCAATGGGTTGGCCTTATATTGGAGAGACCCTCAAGCTCTACACTCAAAATCCCAACTCCTTTTTCTCCACCCGACAAAAACT gtacGGAGATATCTTCAAGACTCACATACTAGGCTGCCCATGTGTGATGATCTCGAGCCCGGAAGCGGCAAAGGTGGTTCTTGTGACTCAGGCTCATCTTTTTAAGCCCACGTATCCGCCTAGCAAGGAAAAAATGATAGGACCAGAAGCTCTATTCTTTCATCAAGGACCCTACCATTCCATGCTCAAGAAGTTGGTTCAGGCTTCATTTTTACCTTCTGTTATCAGAGAATCTGTCCCGGAAGTCGAGGGAATTGTTCTCAAGTTCCTTCCAAGCTGGGAAAATACAACCGTCAACACTTTGCAAGAGATGAAGAAG TATGCTTTCGACGTGGCGGTATATGCGGCATTTGGGGACATGAGCAGGGAGGTGGAAGTCAAAGGAATTAAACGGTTGTACCAAATGCTGGAGAAAGGTTACAATTCAATGCCTCTGGATTTTCCGGGGACACCTTTTCACCAATCAATGAAG GCAAGAAAGGTCTTGACTGAGACTTTGAAAACATTAATCTGGAGGAGGAGATCAGAGAGCGGAAAGCATGGCGGAGGATTGTTGGAGATGTTTCTGAGAGCCAAAGACCACAAATTTAATCGACTCACCGATTCTCAAATTGCTGACAATATCATAGGAGTCATATTCGCTGCTCATGATACCACTGCCAGTGTCCTTACGTGGGTGCTCAAGTACTTGCATGATCATCCTCATCTTCTCCAAGCTGTCACG CGGGAACAAGAAGAAATTAGACGAATTCGAACTGGAAGCAAACGAGGGCTAATGTGGGAGGATACTAGGCGCATGCCCCTGACTAGTAGG GTTATCCAAGAAACATTAAGAAGTGCAAGCATTCTGTCATTTACATTCAGAGAAGCAGTCCAGGACGTGGAATTTCAAGGTTATCTCATCCCAAAAGGATGGAAGGTTCTTCCGCTATTCAGAACCATTCATCACTCTGCGGATTTCTACCCTCAACCTGAAAAGTTTGATCCTTCGAGATTTGAG GTTCCTCCAAGACCCAACACTTACATGCCATTTGGTAATGGGGTGCATTCGTGTCCAGGAAGTGAGCTAGCTAAGCTTGAAATGCTTATCCTCCTCCACCACCTCACTACCACTTACAG